The following are from one region of the Juglans regia cultivar Chandler chromosome 10, Walnut 2.0, whole genome shotgun sequence genome:
- the LOC109002221 gene encoding uncharacterized protein LOC109002221: protein MELIPKPIRGSLKRCWRRQQYQRLYGSKTNRRNMKVMRFGDSPRRVWRIRSAIPKLRWKIGSPFKIWAKLKNAYINMMVNLAGNVGYLSTTNVFGGKRIPKGRQGAAAAVYSVEEVENRLIFEIYKVLQASRELSTV, encoded by the coding sequence ATGGAGTTAATTCCTAAACCAATTCGGGGTAGCCTAAAGAGATGCTGGCGAAGACAACAGTACCAACGACTCTATGGATCAAAAACCAACCGAAGGAACATGAAGGTCATGAGGTTTGGAGACAGCCCTCGTAGGGTTTGGAGGATTAGATCAGCAATTCCAAAGCTGCGCTGGAAGATTGGGTCACCATTCAAAATCTGGGCAAAGCTAAAGAATGCTTATATCAACATGATGGTTAACTTGGCCGGTAACGTAGGGTACTTGAGTACTACCAACGTTTTTGGAGGAAAACGCATTCCAAAGGGTCGCCAAGGCGCTGCCGCCGCAGTTTATTCCGTTGAAGAAGTTGAGAATAGACTGATTTTTGAGATATATAAGGTTTTACAGGCTTCTCGTGAATTAAGTACTGTGTAG
- the LOC109002224 gene encoding uncharacterized protein LOC109002224, with amino-acid sequence MIKRRFYKLEHADKDQASDSSSSSDSELEAEATGDSDDDVVAEVKENEESRSTSSGYESEDSSANEVDLDSSGLPIVDDDAETGNEKQILSESHLSGKCGSEALETHSNIVAEKESLPADIPAYIMKCKSVFKCRICPRIICLNEETLRAHLNSKRHARSEKLLNEGRLRDMLNSDGEIENQETPAEMNARILALPLSNKKRKSRNRLGEEKRKRNKEMGYDENIKKASKLTKSPSKKRHKNEN; translated from the exons ATGATAAAGAGGCGCTTCTACAAGCTAGAACATGCTGATAAAGATCAGGCCTCagattcatcatcatcctctgaCTCTGAATTAGAAGCAGAAGCCACAGGTGATTCAGATGATGATGTAGTTGCAGAAGTCAAAGAGAATGAAGAATCTCGCTCTACCTCGTCTG GATATGAGAGTGAGGATAGCTCAGCAAATGAGGTTGATCTTGACTCATCGG GTCTACCCATAGTGGACGATGATGCTGAAACcggaaatgaaaaacaaatccTCTCTGAAAGTCATTTGTCTGGTAAATGTGGTTCTGAAGCACTGGAGACACATTCCAATATCGTGGCTGAAAAAGAATCGTTACCAGCAGATATTCCAGCCTATATAATGAAATGCAAATCAGTTTTCAAGTGCCGGATATGCCCTAGAATTATCTGTTTGAATGAAGAGACTCTAAGGGCTCATCTAAACTCCAAG AGACATGCTCGATCTGAGAAATTACTGAATGAAGGTAGACTGAGGGATATGCTCAACAGTGATGGGGAAATTGAGAACCAAGAGACTCCCGCAGAGATGAATGCTCGAATTTTAGCTCTTCCGCTg AgtaacaaaaaaaggaaaagcagaAACAGGCTTggagaggaaaagagaaaaagaaataag GAAATGGGTTATGATGAGAACATAAAGAAAGCAAGTAAGTTGACAAAAAGTCCATCCAAGAAAAGGCATAAAAATGAGAACTGA
- the LOC109002225 gene encoding elongation factor Ts, mitochondrial, giving the protein MALSSATKRFLGSILHNRLLSSSFTHADSRCGVGGGGLAIFSRSFSAEVSSSSNQMNLIKQLRERTSAPIKDVKAALIQCNWDIDAAQKDLRKRGKVLASKKSARTAAEGFLALAQTESKAALIELNCETDFVARNDIFQHLALSLAKQALLVEGASQQGAEPFQVGPENMEDLKLYLEHPKISGETTVQNAITEVAAMMGENVRFRRGFVMSTSLNGVLSTYLHTSPQPGLGRIAGILTLEVEDGNSQLDALQRVGSELAMHVVAAKPLFLTKDLVSSEALESEREILKSQAETTGKSQMAIDKMVEGRLRKYFEDVVLMEQKFVMNDALNVKTLLNNLSKEVGSPVKIGSFFRMEVGEGIQRLEAESSASEPVAQLV; this is encoded by the exons ATGGCTCTCTCCAGCGCAACTAAGCGCTTTCTCGGTTCGATCCTCCACAACAGGCTGCTAAGTTCTAGTTTTACCCACGCCGATTCACGATGCGGCGTCGGCGGCGGCGGCCTAGCGATCTTTTCCAGGAGCTTCAGCGCCGAagtatcttcttcttccaaccaAATGAACTTGATAAAGCAACTGAGGGAGCGAACCAGCGCCCCCATAAAGGACGTCAAGGCCGCCCTTATCCAATGCAATTGGGACATTG ATGCGGCGCAGAAGGACTTGAGGAAAAGAGGGAAGGTGCTGGCGTCAAAGAAGTCGGCTCGTACGGCCGCCGAGGGATTTCTTGCTCTGGCGCAGACTGAGAGCAAGGCTGCTCTTATTGAGCTTAACTGCGAAACCGATTTTGTTGCCAGAAATGATATATTTCAGCACTTG GCCTTGTCATTGGCTAAGCAGGCTTTGCTGGTTGAAGGTGCTTCTCAGCAGGGTGCCGAGCCCTTCCAAGTTGGACCTGAGAATATGGAG GACTTGAAGTTGTATCTTGAACATCCGAAGATTAGTGGAGAAACAACTGTACAAAATGCAATAACAGAAGTGGCTGCAATGATGGGAGAAAATGTCAGATTTAGAAGGGGATTTGTGATGTCTACTTCTTTAAATGGTGTTCTTTCTACCTATCTCCATACAAGTCCCCAACCAG GTTTGGGTCGTATTGCTGGAATTTTAACTCTTGAAGTAGAGGATGGGAATTCTCAACTGGATGCTCTTCAACGTGTTGGATCAGAATTGGCAATGCATGTTGTAGCAGCTAAGCCGTTATTCTTAACAAAGGACCTTGTTTCTTCTGAGGCATTAGAAAGTGAAAGGGAAATTCTTAAGTCTCAG GCTGAAACGACTGGGAAGTCTCAGATGGCCATAGATAAAATGGTAGAAGGCCGATTACGCAAATACTTCGAAGATGTTGTTCTGATGGAGCAAAAGTTTGTTATGAATGATGCCTTAAATGTAAAG ACACTGTTAAATAATCTTTCCAAGGAAGTGGGCTCACCTGTGAAGATAGGGAGTTTTTTCAGAATGGAAGTTGGAGAAGGAATTCAAAG GCTGGAAGCTGAATCCAGTGCATCTGAACCTGTGGCTCAGCTTGTTTAA
- the LOC109002226 gene encoding EEF1A lysine methyltransferase 2-like, translated as MAGIRLSPEDSELSSQQSRGAVSELISDDDRSVAADSWSIKSDYGSTLDDDQRQTDAAEALSAGNFRAPSDYSSDKEEADAEEAVPSMLGLQCYWDAAYADELANFHEHGHAGDVWFGADVVEVIVTWTKRLCFSISQGRLPNHVDDIKSERVEEGDKYLSTWGVLDIGTGNGLLLQELAKQGFSDLTGTDYSEGAIQLARSLADRNGFPNISFLVDDVLETKLERQFQLIMDKGTLDAIGMHPDGPVKKMMYWDSVSRLVAPGGILVVTSCNSTKDELMQEVESFNQRRIGLSQDPETPKDQEAGRDPPFRFLSHVRSYPTFMFGGSEGSRVATVAFLRN; from the exons ATGGCTGGAATCCGATTATCTCCGGAGGACTCGGAGCTCTCGTCGCAGCAGAGCCGCGGCGCTGTGAGCGAGCTGATCTCCGACGACGACCGCTCCGTGGCGGCTGACTCCTGGTCCATCAAAAGCGACTACGGCAGCACCCTCGACGACGACCAGCGCCAGACGGACGCCGCTGAGGCCCTTTCCGCAGGCAACTTCCGTGCCCCCTCCGATTACAG TTCTGACAAGGAGGAAGCAGATGCTGAAGAAGCTGTGCCATCAATGTTAGGCCTTCAGTGTTATTGGGATGCTGCATATGCGGATGAGTTGGCAAATTTTCATGAACATGGCCATGCCGGTGATGTTTG GTTTGGAGCTGATGTTGTGGAAGTAATTGTTACTTGGACCAAACGCTTGTGTTTTAGTATTTCTCAAGGTCGTTTGCCAAATCATGTTGATGATATCAAGTCTGAGAGAGTTGAGGAGGGTGATAAATATCTCTCTACTTGGGGTGTTCTTGATATTGGGACTGGCAATGGTTTGCTTCTTCAAGAACTTGCTAAGCAGGG GTTCTCTGATCTAACAGGAACTGATTATAGTGAAGGAGCAATTCAGCTAGCTCGAAGCCTTGCTGATCGCAATGGGTTTCCTAATATTAGTTTTTTG GTTGATGATGTTCTTGAGACAAAGTTGGAAAGGCAGTTTCAACTTATCATGGACAAAGGAACTTTAGATGCCATTGGAATGCATCCTGATGGCCCCGTCAAAAA GATGATGTATTGGGATTCTGTTTCAAGATTGGTGGCTCCTGGTGGAATATTA GTTGTCACGTCTTGTAACAGTACAAAAGACGAATTGATGCAAGAAGTGGAAAGTTTCAATCAGAGAAGGATTGGTTTGTCGCAGGATCCTGAGACACCCAAGGATCAAGAAGCTGGAAGAGATCCTCCATTTCGATTCCTGAGTCATGTCCGTTCATATCCAACATTCATGTTTGGTGGATCTGAGGGATCACGTGTTGCGACTGTGGCATTTTTACGGAACTAA
- the LOC109002222 gene encoding uncharacterized protein LOC109002222, whose product MKKHICKPRKRFTYKIYNSNNMASVLPSFHVSIKPPLRNYTRQAVHIRAQSFSDEGKSSNIVDANLSVLRDKVEMVKTKERLERCCKCENGWNYVPGYDYELKRERERSQLFEFVGLICGTLGFTCLSGIFCLCLVSFFVHLVQ is encoded by the exons ATGAAGAAGCACATCTGCAAACCCAGAAAAAG ATTTACTTACAAGATATATAATAGCAACAACATGGCTTCTGTCCTACCTTCTTTCCATGTTTCAATAAAACCACCTCTCAGGAACTATACTCGTCAAGCTGTGCATATAAGAGCTCAGAGCTTTAGTGATGAAG GGAAATCGAGTAATATCGTCGATGCAAACTTGAGTGTTCTTAGAGACAAAGTAGAGATGGTTAAGACGAAGGAGAGACTTGAGAGGTGTTGCAAATGTGAAAATGGATGGAATTACGTCCCTGGGTATGATTATGAactcaaaagagagagagagaggtcacaGTTATTTGAGTTTGTAGGCTTAATTTGTGGGACTCTTGGTTTCACCTGTCTTAGTGGTATTTTCTGTCTTTGCCTTGTTTCCTTCTTTGTTCATTTGGTTCAATAA